One Rosa chinensis cultivar Old Blush chromosome 3, RchiOBHm-V2, whole genome shotgun sequence DNA window includes the following coding sequences:
- the LOC112193697 gene encoding uncharacterized protein LOC112193697, translating to MASTEGLVPITRAFLASYYDTYNFPPLSDDIPRLSSEIRSLTADLLSNSPATPGEERLVMDELASPPPHKVDENMWKNREHMEEIVFLLDRPHWPQSLQEPSSPEDAQLATVFTRLHHKFNTTLKSLESFQANNSERVFNTVMTYIPQDFRGRLIRLQRERSERNKQAEIDAMISSGASIRDRYALLWKQQMERRRLLAQLGSATGVYKTLVKYLVGVPQVLLDFVRQINDDDGPMEEQRQRYGPPLYSLTTMVLLIRLAILLSRGRFETRKLNKQEVAVLEQAVDVYTTEFERFIRFISEVFANSPFFISAEVAGALDGGNNDDYKETTVPAGKTHEVSLSVDSINSYIAWDFSLLQGKINLDIGFSVEYTNASGVKSLILPYKRYESDQGNFCTCEAGNYKLIWDNSYSSFFKKVLRYKVDCIPPVVETVPPVEVEE from the exons ATGGCTTCCACGGAGGGTCTGGTCCCCATAACCAGGGCTTTTCTCGCTTCTTATTACGACACCTACAATTTCCCTCCTCTCTCCGACGACATCCCCCGCCTCTCCTCCGAGATTCGCTCCCTCACCGCCGATTTGCTCTCCAACTCTCCCGCCACTCCAG GAGAAGAGAGATTAGTAATGGATGAGTTAGCGAGTCCGCCGCCGCATAAAGTGGATGAGAATATGTGGAAGAATCGGGAGCATATGGAAgagatagtctttttacttgACAGACCTCATTGGCCTCAATCG CTTCAAGAGCCTTCAAGTCCCGAGGATGCTCAGCTTGCTACTGTTTTTACTCGCCTGCATCATAAGTTCAATACGACCTTGAAGTCATTGGAATCGTTTCAAGCTAACAACTCTGAGCGTGTGTTCAATACAG TTATGACTTacattcctcaagattttcggGGGAGGCTTATTAGACTGCAGAGGGAGCGATCCGAGAGGAATAAGCAAGCGGAGATTGATGCTATGATTAGTTCTGGGGCAAGTATACGTGATCGTTATGCTCTCCTGTGGAAACAACAAATGGAGAG GAGGAGACTGTTGGCACAGCTTGGCTCTGCTACTGGTGTCTACAAAACCCTTGTCAAGTACTTGGTTGGGGTTCCACAG GTTTTACTAGATTTTGTTCGCCAAATAAATGATGATGATGG GCCCATGGAAGAGCAACGACAGCGTTATGGACCGCCTTTGTACAGCCTTACAACTATGGTGCTTCTTATACGTCTGGCTATTTTGCTGTCTCGGGGGCGGTTTGAAACTAGAAAATT AAACAAGCAAGAGGTAGCTGTCTTGGAACAAGCTGTTGACGTCTACACCACTGAGTTTGAAAGGTTTATTAGGTTTATCAG TGAGGTTTTTGCGAATTCGCCCTTCTTTATTTCAGCAGAGGTTGCCGGTGCATTAGATGGAGG GAATAATGATGATTACAAAGAGACAACTGTTCCTGCCGGTAAAACACATGAG GTTTCTCTGTCTGTGGACTCGATAAATTCGTATATTGCTTGGGATTTTTCGCTTTTGCAAGGGAAGATAAACTTG GATATCGGATTTAGTGTGGAGTATACAAATGCGTCTGGGGTTAAATCT CTCATTTTACCTTACAAACGTTACGAGTCTGACCAA GGGAATTTCTGCACGTGTGAGGCTGGAAACTACAAACTCATTTGGGACAATTCATATTCAAGTTTCTTTAAGAAG GTGCTGCGCTATAAGGTAGATTGTATACCTCCAGTTGTTGAAACGGTACCTCCTGTTGAAGTTGAAGAATGA